The nucleotide window AATGGGAGGTTATCTTACGTCAGTTATTGAGCAGAGAAAATACGAGAGAAATTGCTGTCGACTGCATATTAAAGTCTGGTATCACAGAGGTGTTGTTATATGACATGATTCTGCTTTTTAAAAACAAACTCTTTCCAGTAAAATCATTTAGTTTTATTCCTCTAAAAGAAGATATACAAAGTGTTTCAGAGGCTCTTATTCAAGACTTGTTAACTACGCTTATTTTTTCTAATCAAGAAAGATCAACTGCTATCTGCGTTGAATTGCTTAACATTTATTACATTAATAAAAACACCAAGAAAAGGCTTCCAAAACAAATAACATTCGACGTTCTCAGCATGAAACCTTTAAGAGAAAGCCTTAATCAGGTTTTATTTTCTTATTACTGGGGGTTGGTAGCGGAAGCATTTCTTGAACAGTACCCTGAAAGCGGATTAGATTTACTTGGAAATTTACTGGAAGTTATAGCTAATTCTTCAAACTACCCATTGGAATATAAGGATAATGTAGAAAAAGTTGCGAACGGTATTGTAAAAAGCAACCCTGGTGACGCCTGGACACTTATTTCAAAGGCTTTAGTTTCGGAGAATCAAAAAATTTATGAAATTGTATACTGGCTTAACAATCCATTTAGTTTTTCAGAAGAAGCTTCAGCTATAACTTTCATACCTCCAGGCCAGATTATAGCTTGGGTTAAGGAAGATCCAGATATTAGGAAAGAGTTGATACAAGAGATTCTGCCAAGATCGTTAGATCCCCAACAAGGTGGCAACTTGACTTCGCAGTTTATTGAGGCATTTATTGAAGAAAAAAAATTTACAAATGGATTGATGGCACACTTTTATACTGGCAGTTGGCAAGGTTCGGAGAGTATGTATTTATCAAAAAAACGTGATCAAGCTAGATCATGGTTAAGCAACACAAGATCACTTAAAATACGTATGTGGTTAGAAAGGTATATAGAAACTTTGAATAATAGAATACAGACTGAACAAATAAAAGAAGAAAGAAATTTTTAGGCTAGAAAAATTTTTGCATCATGAAAATTTATTTTTGAACTAATTTCCCACTATTTTTTTGATTGCAATAGCATATAACAAAATAGCACAAAACTTGACAGCTTTTACAGCTTTACAGTTCAAGAAAACACGATTAGCCATGAAAGTCGTGGAAGGCCATTTGAAAAAAAGCGCCTTTGGCAGCCTAGCTGATTACACGTTAATTAGCTGTCTTAATACTCACTGCTTTTAAGCAGTTTTAAAATACCCGCTTAGTTTAAGCTGTCGCAAGACCGTCAACTAAGTAAGATATACCATACTAGCCTAACTTAAAGGCTCACTTTTACCCATACTAAATTTTTCAATATACGCACACCAAAGCAGATAGCCACGGCTAGCGCTTTGGCGTGAATTTTTATTTCGACTTTTTAATGCCGGAAGCAGTTTGCTGATTCCGGTATGACAGGCTCTTTTTTTAAAGAGCATCGTTTTCGCAACCGACTGTTTGAATAAACAGATACCTGTTCTGGGTTCATGACCTGGTTCAGTTATAGGCTTATGGCCTTGGTTGTTAGGCTACACCGTTTCAAGCTTTGCTTGACCGTTGATAACCCTTTAAGGGTTATCGCGTGGTGTACCACCACTAAACAACATTTCAAACGATTAAGATATGTCGAAAATCAATAACACAGAACTTTCAAAGCAATGCTAGCGTCACGTTCGTAATGAATTTTACGACGTGACGCGCATTGCGCGTTATTTCAAACCCAAAATAATCAAAGAGTTAAAACAAAACCCAGATTAAAAACTGTCGTTGCATGTCCGTGACAGTTTTTAAGAACACAAAACATGAGGATTAAAAAAATGAGTAAAAAACATAAAATGGTTAACTCTGCTATTGTTGCTATCAAAAATAACAAAGACGGCGCTTATCGTACTCAGAACGATAGACGAACAGCCTTAGTTGATATGGCTAAAACACTTTACAACTTAGGCTATAAGCTTGATCACCTACGTTATATGAAGCCAAAGCATATTGAAGCACTGGTTCAGCATTGGAAAGCGAATGGTGATACCGCAGGCAGTATGAAAAACCGGATGAGCCACATTCGCTGGTTGATGCGTAAATTCGATGGCAAAATTCACATGGTGCCAAGTAATGATAATTTGGGCATCCCTAAACGAGTCTATGTCACCAATGAAGATAAATCGCGAACCTTAAACGAAACTGACCTGAATAAAATTCAAGACCCACTCATGCGCCACAGTTTGAAAGGTCAGGAGCTTTTCGGACTAAGGGTTGAAACCAGTCTAAAAATTCAGCCCTACGTTGCCGATGCCGGACAATACTTATTTATCAAGAAAGGCTGGGCGAAAGGCAGCAAAGAAGGCATGATCCCGATTCTTACCCAAGAACAGCGTGATTGGTTGGAAGAAGCAAAGCAGCTTGTGAAAAGCAAGACAAATTCGTTAATTCCGCCTAATCTCACGTATATCAAGCATCGCAGGAATTTTGAAACCAAGGCGAAGGAGGCTGGCATTTGCCACATGCATGGCCATCGTCACCTTTATGCGCAACGCCGCTATAAAGAGCTAACAGGCTGGGAGGCACCTGTTAAAGGCGGCCTCACTCGCTCAGAAATGACGAAAGAGCAAAAATGGCAAGATCACGCGGTGAGGCTTCAAATTAGCCTTGAGATGTTACATCAACGAAAAAACGTGCTCAACACATACTTAGGAAAGAAATAAAATATCCAGTAGTTGATCAAAATAAACTTTACTCATTAATTCGGCATTAAGGTGGTTATTTAAAACTTAATTCTGTTCTAGAATTAGCCTGATCTGCTGGCTCACCTTCATTTAACTCGTTATACTAAAAGTCAATTTCTATAGAATGTAAGGATACTTAATCTATGGCACTTTCTGCGGACAAACAGGCACTCTTGGATGCCTTTAATCAACACGTTAATGCCGAGCTTAATAAAGATTTAGAAACAACATTGGCAACCATGACCTCTGATCCGCACATTAATAGTATTCCCACCTTAACTGGTGGTGAAGGTTTAGAGGGTGTTAAGCAGTTTTATAGCAATTTAATTCCTGAAGGAAAATTCTTTCCGCCCGATACGGAAATGACACCTATTTCTCGCACCATCGATGAGCGTCAACTGGTTGATGAAATTATTTTAAAATTTACTCATACCAGTGAAATTGGCTGGATGCTTCCTAACATTCCACCTACGGGTAAACGAGTTGAAATTCCGCTGATTGTTATTGTTGGCTTTGATCAAGGCAAAGTGACTCATGAACATATTTATTGGGATCAAGNNNNNNNNNNNNNNNNNNNNNNNNNNNNCTCAACAGTAATGCTATTGCGGTAAGGTTGAATGATGGTTATGCAAAAATTCTTTAAAAAATACAGCACGATTTTAATCGGTATTGCGTTACTTATTTGTAATCAGTCCTTATTTGCCGAAAATTCTATTGCTTGTCACAGTTCTTACAAGGGCCAATCACTTTCTCGCCAAACCTTACTTCAAGTGCTTCATCACCAAAATGGAAACATTAATTTATGCGGCACTAACTTACACGCGGCGGATTTGAGTGATTTAGATTTAAGCGGCGTGGATTTACAAGGTGCTGATTTAAGCGAAGCCAAGCTAAAAAATACTAATTTATCGGGCGCAAAACTTTATAAGACTTATTTTCGTTGGGCTGATCTAACGGGTGCTGATTTACAACGTTCAGATTTAAGGTCGGCCAGTTTAGAATCAGCGAAACTTAATCAGGCCAATTTAACGTTGGCGCGGTTAAATCAGGCCAATTTAACACAAGCTGACTTATCGTCTGCCTCTTTGCAACACGCTGACTTAACCTCGGCTAATTTAACAGATGCCACCTTAAAAAATGCCAATTTTCAATGGGCTAACTTAACCGATGCGAATTTAAGCTGGAGTAATTTAACACAGACCATTTTTAGTGAAGCGATACTTAAACGAACTGATTTAGCAAATACGTTAATGGATCAAACTAATTTCTCCGAAGCGGATTTATCAGGCGCGAACTTTCAACCAAAACTAGGCAGTTTGCCGGATTTAATTGCGCTTTCTACTGCTAAGCAGTTTCAAACGATTCAGTTCGATGAAAAACGTGGCTTGCCGCCTTTGCTAGAAATTCGAGCCGCCTACAAAAAGATTGGTCTAATTGGCATGGAAAGACAAATTACGGCAATCGTAAAGACCAAGCAAATGCAACAAGCATGGCATCAAGGTGGCTGGAGCTACGTGGAAAGCGCATTTAATTTTGTGTTTTTCTATTTGACGTGTGATTTTGGTGCAGCGCCTGGTAGAGCGCTAGTCATCTTTTTATTGTTAATGGGGTTATTTACACTGCCTTATTATTTAGCATTACTACTCCCTCGTTTGGGCGGGGGTATTTTTGTGTATTGGCAATCAAATAAAGACTCACGGCATGATGAACACACCGTTGCGAAGAAAGGATTGGAATTTAAAAAGCGGATTAAATTCGCCGATATTTTTGCTTGTAAAGGCTGGGTAAGTCGATATTGGCGTTTATTACGCATCGCATTTTACTTTAGTATCTTGAATGCGTTTAGCCTGGGGTGGCATGAGCTGAATGCACGCAGTTGGATGCGGCGTATTCAGCTACGTGACTATCAACTTAAAGGTTATGGTTGGGTGAAGGTGTTATCCGGCATTCAACCGCTATTGAGTGCTTATTTAATTGTTTTGTGGGCATTGACTTACTTTGGTCATCCCTTTGAATGGTAGTGTACCCTTACGTTCTATCTATTCGCCAACTAACTAACCAACCTTTGCTTAAAAAGGTTGGCAACTGTTTATCTAAGTTGATTCCGCGTGAAGCACAGGATGACTCTAGTTGTTCTAGTGGTAATTGCTGGGTAAGCAAATGAGCTAACGGCCACTCAGCATCATTTAGTTCATCGATCTTCACTTGATGTTGATCTCGCCAAACGAAAAGCTTTACCCCGCCAGCATTTAAATCGATTGCGTTGCCTGTTTCATTGGATTGATTAGGCTGACATAAATTCCAGATTTTTTTAAGGGGATATGGCGATTCGATGAATTGAGCACTACGTGGTAGTTGGAAGACGGCTTGCGCTTGTTGCTCTTCTAATAATTGAGCGAAGCTTTCCGTATCAAATTGCGCTTCAGCATCAGCCTGATAAGCTAAATGATAAGCCCAGCACAATCGGCAGATGTCCGCTAAATAAGGGAGCTGTTGTGCGGGTGGAAACTCACCAACAAAATCAGCAAAGCCTTCACCGTAATCGCCTAAATCTGGCGACTGTGAAGGGGTTTGTTGAATATAGGTGTAGGCGAGACCATTAAAAAAATCTTCGCCGACTAATTTTTCGCAAACCTCATAGGTTTCGCGCAGGCTTTTGGCTAAGCATTCGGTGACGCTGCTTTGATAAATGTTGAATCGCTTATCAGGTGTCAGTGCAGTTTGACTATGAATGTGTTTCGTAAAAACAGTTGCATTATTCTCATAAAACGCAGTTAAAAAATCTTGTTGCAGTTCGGCTAATTTAGACATAGCTTGCCTCAACCGTTTGCATTAATCGATCGGATTGTTTCGCTTCTTCCTGTAAGGTAGTGAATGGCGGAATGTGATCATCACGTTCAATAAGCGTGGGTAAGATTCCTACTTGTTTTAAAGCAGTTTCATACAACTGCCAAACGCCTTGATGAATCGCTTGATCGTGTTTGTCAAACAAGTAATCGCCTTCATCCGAGTAACCGGCCAAGTGGTATTGTTTTACCCGCCTGGCATCGATGTTTTCTAAAAAGGTTTCGGGTGAAAAAGGCTGATTAGCAGCGGTCACGACAATATTATTAATATCAAGTAGAACATAACAATCCGCTTTTTGGGCAATCGCATTGATAAATTCCCATTCGGGCATTTCGTTGTCTTTGTAGGCCAAATACGTGGAGGCATTTTCAATCAAAATACGCTGCCCTAAATACGCTTGTACTTGCTGAATCCGTTCACTGAGATGATCAACGGCTTCCTGTGTAAACGGTAAGGGTAATAAATCATGTAAATACTGTTGATTGACTGACACCCAACTTAAATGATCAGAGACAAATTCAGGTTGAATAATGTCGATGAGTTGTTTCAAGTCCTTTAAATAGGTCTGGTTTAGGGGATCAGTTGAACCTAACGATAATCCCACCCCATGCAAAGTCACAGGATACTGTTCGCGAATGGCTTTTAAATAATTGAGTTGTACTGGATCATGAAAATAATTATCACTCAAGGCCTCAAACCAGGGTACATCCGGTTGGTGTTGTAAAATATGTGAGTAATGACAAGAACGCAGACCTATCCCTGTACCTTGGATAGGTCTGCCGATGAATGATGACATTAGCTATTGTCACCACGGGTGGTGCTACCGCCATTGATTTTGTCGCATAAGCCCTTCGGCACAAACAACCAATCGTTTGAATCACCGCTCTTAGTGGCTTGACCTTGGCAGCTATGACCGGTGCCTTTACCGCCGCAGTCATTCTTGCCCGCTTTGGCAATCCCGTAGCATTTTTCCATGCCCTTGTGAGTAGCCGCTTGCGCTTGAACAGCAGCAAGTGATAAACCAGCCGTCACTAAGGCGGCGCAAGTGAGTTTGGTAACGTTTTTCATAAGAGTCTCCTTGTTGGTTAACGTAACGCACTATTAAAAAAACGAAGTCAGCTAAAAAAACTTAAGTTCGTCTCCTTAATTCTTCCCTGTACACCCAGGGTTATTTTTTAAACCTTTTCATGAATTTGCTTTTCTATTGAATAGCATTATCAAAAGTTGGTCAAGTGACCATTTTCCAGTGCCAAAGCACATCAGCAATAATAAGATCGCACCCCAATTCACATGCTGAATCAAGCCGTCTAAGCCATCCGGTGTCCACAAATGGGGATAAGAAATCGCGGCCACTAAATTAAATAAAAACAGTAAAGCCACCATCAATCGACTGCCTAAGCCTAAAATGACAAAAAGCGGTAAAATGATTTCAGCCGCCGTACCAATGACTGCCGCAATTTCTGCTGGAATCAAAGGCACATGAAACTCATAAGCAAAAAGCATGACTGTGGAATCCCAATGGTCTAGTTTGAGCAATCCTGATTTTAAAAACACATAGCCCACCCAGCAACGTGCTAGCAACGCTGCAAGCGGTGTGATCCAATCGAGTAATTTAAAGAAAGGACGGGTAATTACGGTTACCAATCGAAAGAATGGGTTCGTAGTCATGAGCGGGATATCCTTATCAAATTGACTTCTCTCAATAAACTCGCTAGTCTGATTAGCAGAATAAATATTCTTTTTAAGGATGTCAAGCGCATGGGGCGTGTCATTGAGCGAACCGTATCTAATGAAATACTCGATAAGACCATGCACGTCTTTTGGGAACGTGGATATTTTAATACCTCAGTGGATGACATCATTGCGGCGACAGGCTTTAATAAGGCTGCGATTTATAAGTATTTTGGCGGCAAACACGAATTATTTATCGCCATGCTCAAGCGTTATCGCGAAGTGGTAACACCCCGCCTAACCGCAGCACTCACCGAAACTCACCTCGGCTTACATGCAATTGAGAATTTTTTCAGTCAGTTTTTAAGCTTAAATAAAAGTGACACTCCGTGTGGCTGTTTTTTAATTGCCACGGCCTCAGAGCTACCGTCACATGATCAAGCGGTTAGTCAATTTATTCAGCAATTCACTCAAGCGTTAACAACCCTGTTATTAAGCTGTTTAAGGGAAGCTAAAAAAAGTCATCAGATCAAAGCAGATAATGATATTAAAGCGACCGCTGATTTCTTAGTCGTGAATATTTTTGGTTTGATGACTTTGCATCGATGCGGTGTGACGACACAAACGCTTAAACACCATATTACGACACTCAAACAGTATTTGAATGACTTAAAAAAGCGCCATTAACAGGGAGAATCTCATGACTTATCAACTTAGCTTGCCTTTATTGGATGAAAATACAGATAACCCCCAAGCTAGTCATTTACTTAAAGAAGCCAAGCACCAACTAGGCTTTATTCCTAACCTCTATGCAGTTATGGCTAATCTACCCAGTTTGCTAGAGGTTTATCGTTTGGGCGATCAACAATTTCGTCAAACCTCAGGCTTTTCAGCAATGGAACAAGAAATTATTTATTTAACCATTAGCATCGTGAATGATTGTCACTATTGTGTTGCCGCACACCGCACACTAGCAGCCAAACAAGCCCAAGTACCAGCAGACATTATTGAAGCAATTTGCACCAACCAAACATTGAAAGATAATAAATTACAAGCACTCGTCGAGCTAACACGTCATGTGGTTGAAGCACGCGGTTGGATTGAGGAAACAAAAGCCAGGCCTTTTTTTGAAGCGGGTTATACTGAGCCTCAATTACTCGCGATTATTTTAGCCGTGGGCATCAAAACACTCAGCAACTACACCAACCATGTTGCACAAACACCCATCGATGCCGCCTTTCATCATGCTGCATCGAAGCCAACTTAAACTGCAATAAAGCATGGATGAGGAATCTGCATGAAGCAAAAACAATCGCCGTTTTTACCCACCAAACCCGCGCCACAGACGTGGCGAGAAAAAACTCTCGATTGGTTGGTCTGTTATTTAACCTGCGATGTGGAACCTACGCCGTCAGTACCTTTGTCGAATTTTGATCAGGTGCAACAAAAACTTAAACCAGGGGATGTTTTATTGGTTGAAGGCCGCAGTCGTGTTAGCCGAGTAATCAGTACTATTACTAAAAGTGCTTGGACACATGCGGCACTCTATTTAGGATGTCTACGAGATTGCCCGCTTGAATTCATCACCCTAATCAAACCGTATTATGACGGTGCCGAGGATATACCGCTCGTGATTGAAAGTCGTTTAGAAGCGGGCGTTATCATTTTGCCATTGGCGCAATACCGTAATGAACACGTTCGTATTTGTCGTGCACAAAGCTTGGAACAAGGTGATATACATCAAGTGATTCATTATACACTTTCGCGGGTAGGCTTAGCGTATGATCATCAACACATTTTTGATTTGGCGCGCTTTTTATTTCCTTGGTTTCTATTGCCGAGACGGTGGCGCTCTAGCTTATTTCGTTATCAAGCAGGTGATAGCGCTAAAATCACTTGTTCCTTATTAATTGCCGAAGCCTTTATGTCGATTCGTTATCCGATTTTGCCTGTTGTACGGGAGCGATCTAATCATGAGGGCTATGAATTTATTCGGCGAAACCCGAGACTATTTACTCCGCGTGACTTTGATTATTCGCCTTACTTTTCAGTGATTAAATGTCCCGTGGTCGAGTTTTGTAAAACCACGCCTTATACGACGATTCCGTGGAATGAAGATTGGATTAGTCACGATGGTGAAGGAATTACGCCAATTAAGCAAACAAAAAAAGCAGAGAATACAGACGATATTACCAAGAGGAGCCGGTAGTGATTCATTCATTGAAGCGTTGGATACTCTTGATCGTATTACTCATTTTACTAGGCTTATTTTTTTATTTCCAATTATATCGCTATTTATCCTTTGAAAGCTTAAAAGCCAATCGTGCGTTATTGCTAGCCTGGAGTGAACAACATCTCATTTGGGTGGTGTTAGGTTTTATCGGCGTTTATACCATTTCTGTTGCTTGCTCGGTGCCAGGCGCAACGTTTTTAACGCTGGCGGGTGGTTTTTTATTTGGACCTTGGCTTGGCACCTTATGGGTCGTACTGAGTGCCACATTGGGCGCTTTTATTGTCTTTCTCGCAGTCAAATTAGCCTTGCGCGATTGGGTCGCTAAAAAAGCGGCTAAGTGGCTAAAAACGATGGAACAAGGTTTTCAACATAATGCGTTTTCGTATTTATTATTTTTACGCTTAGTACCGCTCTTTCCCTTTTGGCTTATCAATATCGTACCGGCTTTGTTAGGCGTATCGAAACGCACGTTTGTGATCGCAACGTTGGTTGGCATTATTCCAGGCTCGTTTGTCTACGTATTGGTGGGCAATGGTTTAGGTCATGTCTTTGATGCGAATGAAACCCCGAACTTAGGCATTATTTTTGATCCGAAGGTGTTGATTCCCTTGTTAGCATTGGCGTTGTTATCACTCGTGCCTGTTATTTACAAACTGATTCAACGCAAACGCCAGGTTAAACCAACACCAGCGAACCAAAACAATTCAAGGAGGAAACCATGAGTCAATCGATGCATTGTGATATTGCCATTATTGGCGGCGGCGCAGGCGGTTTAAGCCTTGCTGCAGGCGCATCGCAACTCGGCGCTAAAGTCGTCTTAATTGAATCCGGCAAAATGGGTGGCGATTGCTTGAATTACGGTTGTGTGCCGTCCAAGTCTTTACTCTCAGCCGCCAAAGCTTTTTATCATGTCAAACAATCAGATTATTTTGGCGTGCAAACCGAAAAGTTAAGCCTTGATTTCAACAAGGTCATGCAGCACGTCAAACACGTCATCACGACCATTGAAAAAAATGATTCTGTAGAGCGGTTTGAATCTTTAGGCGTTAACGTGATTCAAGCGCCAGGAAAATTTATTGATGCAAAAACCCTACAAGCAGGCGACACACTCATTAAAGCCAAACGCTTTGTGGTCGCGACGGGGTCTTCACCGTTTGTACCGCCGATTCCAGGGTTAGATCAGGTGCATTATAAAACGAATGAAACGATTTTTGATTTAACTGAACAACCGAAAC belongs to Gammaproteobacteria bacterium CG11_big_fil_rev_8_21_14_0_20_46_22 and includes:
- a CDS encoding alkylhydroperoxidase — encoded protein: MTYQLSLPLLDENTDNPQASHLLKEAKHQLGFIPNLYAVMANLPSLLEVYRLGDQQFRQTSGFSAMEQEIIYLTISIVNDCHYCVAAHRTLAAKQAQVPADIIEAICTNQTLKDNKLQALVELTRHVVEARGWIEETKARPFFEAGYTEPQLLAIILAVGIKTLSNYTNHVAQTPIDAAFHHAASKPT
- a CDS encoding carboxymethylenebutenolidase, encoding MALSADKQALLDAFNQHVNAELNKDLETTLATMTSDPHINSIPTLTGGEGLEGVKQFYSNLIPEGKFFPPDTEMTPISRTIDERQLVDEIILKFTHTSEIGWMLPNIPPTGKRVEIPLIVIVGFDQGKVTHEHIYWDQ
- a CDS encoding TetR family transcriptional regulator, encoding MGRVIERTVSNEILDKTMHVFWERGYFNTSVDDIIAATGFNKAAIYKYFGGKHELFIAMLKRYREVVTPRLTAALTETHLGLHAIENFFSQFLSLNKSDTPCGCFLIATASELPSHDQAVSQFIQQFTQALTTLLLSCLREAKKSHQIKADNDIKATADFLVVNIFGLMTLHRCGVTTQTLKHHITTLKQYLNDLKKRH
- a CDS encoding integrase — protein: MRIKKMSKKHKMVNSAIVAIKNNKDGAYRTQNDRRTALVDMAKTLYNLGYKLDHLRYMKPKHIEALVQHWKANGDTAGSMKNRMSHIRWLMRKFDGKIHMVPSNDNLGIPKRVYVTNEDKSRTLNETDLNKIQDPLMRHSLKGQELFGLRVETSLKIQPYVADAGQYLFIKKGWAKGSKEGMIPILTQEQRDWLEEAKQLVKSKTNSLIPPNLTYIKHRRNFETKAKEAGICHMHGHRHLYAQRRYKELTGWEAPVKGGLTRSEMTKEQKWQDHAVRLQISLEMLHQRKNVLNTYLGKK